A segment of the Oreochromis niloticus isolate F11D_XX unplaced genomic scaffold, O_niloticus_UMD_NMBU tig00007933_pilon, whole genome shotgun sequence genome:
CGGTCTTCTGGTCCCCTCTCCTTTgacttgtgaacaagaccctcAGATATTTAAACTCcaccacttggggcaggaactcgtcgctgacccggagtgggctcTCCGCCCTTTGCCAGCTGAGCTAcatggcctcagacttggaggtgctgataAAAACCAATTCATTTACCTCTTAACAGGTTCACCCTGAGTGGATGTGGCAAATGTGAAAGTAATGGAGAAGCCATGGGGAATGTTATGCTGCCTGTAATAATGCTCAGCATGACTGGTTTGTTTGTAGGTTAAGGAATGGGCAACCTCATCCATGGAGGGATGCACATACCTCTACAAGCTGGGCAACGGCAGCTTGATGGCCGTTAGGTGTCAGAGTGAAATCTTTGGAGCCGCTGTCAGATGATACGCTGGTGTAGCAGGTCCTGGGTTTCTTGTGTTGCACCAGAATGGTCACTGGTCTCATGTGACAAGagtatgatgaaggaactgatacTATTGACCAGCACCCACACATGCCTGACCTAAATCTAGGCATTGTTTCGGTCAATCTGAGACTGTGCACCTGAGACACATCCAGCTCAGTGATACCCTGGATCAGTTCTGCCTGATATTGTCAGGCTTGCAAACTACTGAGTAGCAATGTTTCTATAATCaacagaaactaaactaaaaacaaaaactagatgacaatttttttaaaaccaaactaaagtaaaaaggggagtaaaagcatacctgaagagaaaacacacaatggagtGCACCATCGATCGGCCTCCTCGGAGCCCACATCATCTTTACAGAGAACAGCAGCAGCCAACAACCCTAGAAGATTTCTGGAAAGCCCTTCAAGAAGCCCGGAAAATCTTTGTGAAgacagaaatgacaagaaagcttatCTTATCTACAAACtctttgtttttgccttatttCCACTGTGGTGGACTGCACTCACACGCAGGAAGTGTGTTGCTGAGTACGATGTTTTCAGTTGTTAGTTCAAGAATAACATTGGAGTGAGAAACGTTGGCGTGTGAGAGCTCTCGTCTCGTCTGTGTTTAGCTCCACGttggtgacccctgactcgaACATGTTACGAGCCGAGGATGACGACGCTCCAGCAGCTGCTGACCCTCTGCCTCCTGCTGCAGCTGCGTCTGCTGTGGCGCATAAGCTGCCGGATCCCGGGAGGCTGGAGGTTCAGTTCGCCCTTCGCAGGATCTCAGCAGTTGGCAGCTTGTCTTGTAACCgaaaggttgccggttcgagccccggctcggacagtctcagtcgttgtgtccttgggcaagacacttcacctactgcaTACTGGTGATgcccagaggggccgatggcgcgatatggcagcctcgcttctgtcagtctgccccagtgcagctgtggctacaactgtagcctccaccagtgtgtgagagtgaatgaatagtgtaattgtaaagtgctttgagggccccgaaaagcgctgtataaatGCAACCCATTATTATTTCCAATTTTCCTAACAAAGTGTAAGAAATTAACGGTGGCTTAAGACTATTTAAACCCCGGTGGGGCAGCCCACCGGGGTTTAAATAGGGTTTAATCACTTGTGACTATTTGATGTGAGAGCTTAAGTAGCCTCTTGGATgtgaggtgaaacgtcttcaagaaacttaaagaagccGTTTGCTTTCCGAGCTCCTTAGAATTATCCATCACGCAGTCCTGCCTCATTTTTGTGTGATCAAAGTAAACGTCTGTCACGCTACCTTCATCTGATTTTTACTGCATTTTAAACTTGTTCAAATTGAACGCAGGAAACAAGATGAATATACACAATATACAATACTATTCTGTTAAACATACCAAAAATGGGGAATTTGAATGGTCCAGAAACTGCGTCAAGTTAGCAAACACCAAATGATGCAATTGTACCTGGAAGTACAATAAGCTCATAAACAGCTAATGGTTAGTGGGTAACTTTTTCCTCAGTGATGAACTGCAGCTCACAGGACAGAATGTGTGTCAAAGATGTGAAGATTCTTCCAAACTATAACTCGTCTTACCTTCCCATGATGCCTGATGGCTCAGTTCTCGTAGTCGACGACGTCTGGTAAGTACATATGCACTCGGTGTGCAAATGCTTTGTAAGCAGGGAAGTAATTGGCaagttgttttctgtgttctttagCCTCCTAATGAGCATAACGGTTTACACTTTCTATTAAAGCCACCAGTCAGCGGAGATCACCATGGCTTCATTCTGTCGGATAGACAACAAATCATCACATCTACCTTGTATGCTCAGTGCCCTGGAGGAGCAgaccttcatttttcagctgcaGCTACAAGAGAAAGAAGAACAGCAATCCAGCAAGGTGAGAAGGCACAATGGAGAGTGTGTCcttacttttttaaaaccagTGCGATTTTGTGAAAACAAGTTTAGTGCAAAGTTAAAGCTGCCAAATGATTACAATAAATAGTAAGcaagtaaagtttatttctatattacctttcacagacacaaagtgctttacaaggtAAAAACACAATACAGTCATAAATACATCATAAAAAGCCCGTTCCAATTAAAGCTAATAAACATGTCTTTAGCTGCTTTTGAAGGTCTCCACTGAGTCCAGACACAGTAGAAATAAAGGAAGTGATTGTGCCTAATTTATATATCATTTACAGACGTGGACAAAATTCTTGGTACCTTCAGTCAATGAACGAAAACCTCACAATGGTCACAGAAATAACTGTAATCGGacaaaagtaaagtaaatacaAATTCTATGAATGTTAACCACTGAAAGTCACACATTGCTTTTTAACCATGCTTGAAcagaattatttaaaataataatgcatGACACAGACCTGGACAAAAATGATGGTACCCACAACTTAATATTTTGTTGCACAACCTTTTGAGGCAATCACTGCAATCAAGCGATTCCTGTAAGTGTCAATGAGACTTCTGCACCTCTCAGTAGGTATTTTGGTCCACTTCTCCTGATCAAACTGCTCCAGTTGTTTCCAGTTTGAAGGGCGCCTTTCCAGACGCCATGTTTCATTCAAAGAGGCTCAATAGGATTGAGGTCAGGGCTCATAGAAGGCCACTTTAGAATAGTCCAGTGTTTTCCTCTTAGCCATTCTtgggtgtttctgtgtgtttttgggtcattgtcctgttgcaagACCCATGACCTGCGACTGAGACCAAGCTTTCTGACACTGGCCAGCACTTTTCTCTCCAGAATCCTTTGACAATCTGAGATTTCAATGTACCCTGCACAGATTCAAGACACCCTGTGCCAgatgcagcaaagcagcccagAACATAACCGAgcctcctccatgtttcttTTCTAGATATGCTTCATTTTTCTGTCAGTGAACATAGAGCTGATGTGTCTTGGCAAAAAGTAAAATTCTTGTCTCATCTGTCCACAGGACATTCTCCCAGAAGCTTTGTGGCTTGTCAACATGTAGTTTGGCAAATTCCAGTCCGGCTTTTTTATGATTTGTTTTCAGCAATGGTGTCCTCCGTGGTCGTCTCCCATGTAGCCACTTTGGTTCAAACAGCGACAGATGGTGCGATCTGACACTGATGTTCACTGAGCATGAAGTTCACCTCGGATCTCTTTAGAAGTCTTTCTGGGCTCTTTTGTTACCATTTGGATTTTCCGTCTCTTTGATCTGTCATCAATTTTCCTCCTACGGCCACATCCAGGGAGGTTGGCTACAGTCCCATGGATCTTAAATTTCTGAATAATATGTGCAGCTGCAGTCACAGGAACATCTAGCTGCTTGGAGATGGTCTTCTAGCCTTTATCTTTAACATGCTTGTCTatgattttctttctaatcTCCTGAGACAACTCTTTCCTTTGCTTCCTCTGGTCCATGTTGAGTGTGGTACACACCCTGTCACCAAACATGACATGGGTAGGTGGGATGGCAGAGTCATAATTCTCCCTCACAGACAGAATTATGATTTGTTTTCTGCTTGGCCATCACCTAAGGATTTACGTCCCTGATAAACAGGAgtctcactatctgtttaaCGTCTCCCATGAACTAACACTGGCCTCACTGcgtcaagtgtgtgtgtgtagagcatAAGGCCATTTGTAGTGCACATGCTTAAACTAAGtgacaggagtgctcttgcTATGCTAAGGGAGAAAAtgatattactattactaatgTGATATGATAAAAATGTATGATTAATACatcagaaaagaaatctgccacgTCGCAGTGCTGCATTCATTACTGGTCACCACAGTTTCTATTACAGAGGTTAGAACATGCCATAGGAATTAAAGGTACTGTGcctttttctttactttatacatgcttcccttagccTGTATTATTCAAACTCTTGCAGTCTCAGGCGCCTGCTCTGTCTGCCAGTAGCTGGGGATTCTCTCCTCTAGTATTCCTGCTGATTCCTTTCTGTGTGCCGCTCATGTATTGAACCATATGCCTGTTCAGCctccgatatgatgcctgacaggagcttccatgtggtactgaggcaggttattggcctGTAGTTGCATGGGGCCGGTTCTCatgcttgctgtatttctttctACTTCAATACCGATAACTTCCCTCCATGCTACCTTGATCTTGTCCTCTAGTCTCCTTCTCCAGGGTACTGAAGGGTATAGATTAGTCTCTGTGATGTTTACAGTAGGAActgtccgtagtgctgcattcacatcatctagcagaccttcagagagtacttcacgtaatcttggtaactgAATACGGAGGGTCCAAATTTAAAGCTTCACCATGACCTTTCAGGTCAGTTTCTCTCACACTCAACGCTCCTTCTTCCATCGTACCTGGGCTTGGTACCCAAGCTCGGGGTGATGATGATATCCCCCAACTTGTCttcctggctcccccttgccgtagcctgtgtgttgtacctcgtcagtctctagctgtgagagcagttcCTTCCTCCAAATGTTAGAACACTGAGTTAGTAGTTGTTTTGCTGACAATCTGGATGCTGGAGATATCAGAGGTCCCACATCCTGTTCATGTAACCTCTTCTCCTGGGGTTACTTGCATATTAGCACTCCAACAGTGCCCTGTCTCATCTCTTGCAGATTGGAGCTTCTTGTTTCAGTACACTTTTCATCAGTATCCTGGCTCCTCAACACCTCACAGGGACCTTGTTAACCCTGGCGATGGTATGGTTTCACTTTTCTCTTGCCCATATCCGAGGTAGGCTTGGTTAGCATGGACCTAGGATAGCTAGCATAGGACCTTATCCCACCtgtaaaaagtgaaaatgtaaTGAGGATGCATGGAAATCACATGGAAAGACCTCATAATGCCTCTCATCACCTTGTCACTTCTCTGCCCTCTATGGGGCTTTCAGCCTCCTGGAGAGTCCAATGTAAGAGGTAGAGGGGTAGAAGAGGAGgttttaattattaaataatgttgttgtcttttCATAGGGTTTGGAAGTCCCATTGTTGCTGTCCTACAGTGGCACAGTCCAGTACATCCTGCCATGAGGTAACTATTTGTCTTCTTGTTGAGGTATTTCTGTAGCAGTAGCAGTACATAACAATCCTGGAGCAGTACTGTCTGCATGTACTGTCTATATGAAACGACTGCCGTGTATTTTAAAGTAATTACAGCCGCTGCTTGCATCCAGTAAAGGATGGCAAACAGGCTTCAAGTTCcctttgagtttttatttatctCTTTGCTTAGTGTGGTCTACAAATAAAGATCATACGAGTTTATCTAACAGAAATAACATTAATTTCCCAGTTGATCACTATTTCACATGAGTCACTAGAGGGCACCAAAGCATCATCAAAATGCTGCAGGCTTCTAAATACAAATAACCTTTAACATATATATAGAGATAGAGCTATAATCCTATATTTTTGGATCTACAGCGCTCTATTATGTTATTTGACTGAACACAAACATATAACAGGATTTAGAGaaaattaatacaaaaataaattgatTAATTTCACCAACTgtggcaaaataaaaacagtttttaaacaatTTAAGAGATGATATTTATATGACTTAAAGaatttgtagtttttttaaCATCTATTTTAAATAACAACTGAGTGCGTGTTTGCACCCTTAGCGCAGACTGTAGCAACTATGGATCATCTATGCGGCTGCACTACATTAGACCTTTGACCTCTATGCATTGCTGTAGAAGGACAGCAATTGCTCAACAAACGCTAGCAGGAGTAACACTGCGATTAGCACTGCAAGAGGATCCTGAGTTCAGTTCCAGCgcctggggcctttctgtgtggagtttgcgtgggttctcttcctcccacagtccagcgATCAAAGTTTAGTGGGATTAAGTTAACTCataattctaaattgcccataagtACGACTGTGAGTgggaatggttgtctgtctctatgtgttagccttGCAACAGACTGGTCGACCTGTCCGGGGTGCACCCTGTCTCTCGCCCTGTGGTAGCCCAGCTAGGCTCCtgccccccgtgaccctgacaGGGATAAGCACATTGTATCATTTTGTATGCCTTTATGTGTGAAATACAAAATGTATTAAAGAAGAAACCAAAACAATCTCCGTATAAGAACATTAAATGACTTTTTTCTGTTCAGAATTGTATAGAATTGAAATTGTAGTCTTGTTGTGCTATTTGTTTTCTCCTATAGAAGAATTCCTGCTATATGTTCTAATAATAGAAATATAATACTTATCATGCTCTCTCCAGATGCATCTCTACTTGTTACTCGATACCCAGTGTTCACTTAAATCGTCCAGAGTTGGTGATGATGGCGTCCTGCCCAAGGACCGTCAGGCCTCAACAACACTTCTGGGTGAAATACACACTGCTCAACAATTTGCAAGATTTCCTTG
Coding sequences within it:
- the LOC109198060 gene encoding uncharacterized protein C7orf43 homolog; amino-acid sequence: MNCSSQDRMCVKDVKILPNYNSSYLPMMPDGSVLVVDDVCHQSAEITMASFCRIDNKSSHLPCMLSALEEQTFIFQLQLQEKEEQQSSKTQSALQGFGSPIVAVLQWHSPVHPAMRCISTCYSIPSVHLNRPELVMMASCPRTVRPQQHFWVKYTLLNNLQDFLAARLIWNSEGGSQDPSVGAVVCQSPLNNLGQCKKGSILSFTVAFQILKTGIFEVRRYGGAPDNNLSCRNC